The following are encoded in a window of Primulina eburnea isolate SZY01 chromosome 4, ASM2296580v1, whole genome shotgun sequence genomic DNA:
- the LOC140829888 gene encoding transcription factor MYB63 — MGRGRAPCCDKSKVKKGPWSPAEDLRLVNFVQKNGHSNWRALPKQAGLLRCGKSCRLRWINYLSPDVKRGNFTSEEEQTIINLHNTIGNKWSKIASCLPGRTDNEIKNVWNTHLKKRLTKKSDSNMENLSCPSRTSSSSTQHMLQIEKSIDDQTVRLSNTIDSPTSSYASNYPKSTVLTPNEATGHPKSVVPSNDGKAEMPLESDIDFWDFLDSLDPLQFSTKSEASGEKSDGDEIECKRWLEYLENELGLSGVDNETKEQEIVTTVPQHEG, encoded by the exons ATGGGTAGAGGGCGAGCCCCTTGCTGCGATAAGAGCAAGGTCAAGAAAGGGCCATGGAGCCCTGCAGAAGATTTGAGGCTCGTCAATTTTGTTCAGAAGAATGGGCATAGCAATTGGCGCGCACTCCCTAAACAAGCCG GATTGTTGAGATGTGGGAAGAGTTGTCGATTGAGGTGGATTAATTACCTAAGTCCTGACGTCAAACGTGGAAACTTTACGTCTGAAGAAGAGCAAACTATAATCAATCTCCATAATACCATTGGAAACAA ATGGTCGAAAATTGCTTCGTGTTTGCCCGGAAGAACAGACAACGAGATAAAAAATGTGTGGAACACACATTTAAAGAAAAGATTGACGAAGAAAAGTGATAGTAACATGGAAAACTTGTCGTGTCCGTCGCGGACATCTAGTTCAAGCACGCAACATATGCTGCAAATTGAGAAGTCTATTGATGATCAAACGGTTCGACTGTCAAACACAATTGATTCCCCAACATCATCGTACGCATCAAACTACCCTAAATCTACTGTCTTGACACCAAATGAAGCAACGGGGCATCCGAAATCCGTTGTTCCATCGAATGATGGAAAAGCCGAAATGCCCCTCGAGTCCGACATAGATTTTTGGGACTTTTTGGATAGCTTGGATCCCTTACAATTCAGTACTAAAAGTGAAGCTAGTGGGGAAAAAAGTGATGGTGATGAAATTGAGTGCAAAAGGTGGTTAGAGTACTTAGAAAATGAACTTGGACTAAGTGGAGTTGATAATGAAACAAAGGAACAAGAAATAGTTACAACAGTTCCACAACACGAGGGGTGA
- the LOC140828984 gene encoding proteasome subunit alpha type-2-A-like yields MGDSQYSFSLTTFSPSGKLVQIEHALTAVGSGQTSLGIKAANGVVIATEKKLPSILVDETSVQKIQILTPNIGVVYSGMGPDSRVLVRKSRKQAEQYYRLYKEQIPVTQLVRETATVMQEFTQSGGVRPFGVSLLVAGYDDKGPQLYQVDPSGSYFSWKASAMGKNVSNAKTFLEKRYTDGMELDDAVHTAILTLKEGFEGQISGKNIEIGVIGNDQIFKILTPSEIEDYLQEVE; encoded by the exons ATGGGCGATAGCCAGTATTCCTTTTCTCTCACTACTTTCAG CCCTTCAGGAAAACTCGTTCAGATTGAACATGCATTGACTGCTGTCGGATCTGGTCAAACATCTTTAGGAATTAAag CTGCTAATGGTGTTGTTATTGCAACAGAGAAGAAATTACCTTCAATTTTGGTTGATGAGACATCT GTGCAGAAGATTCAGATTTTGACTCCAAACATTGGAGTTGTATACAG TGGAATGGGCCCTGATTCTCGAGTTTTGGTTAGAAAAAGTAGGAAACAGGCAGAGCAATATTATCGCCTATACAAA GAACAAATCCCAGTGACTCAACTAGTGAGGGAAACTGCCACTGTTATGCAGGAATTCACTCAATCGGG TGGTGTGAGGCCATTTGGTGTTTCTCTCTTGGTTGCTGGATATGATGACAAAGGTCCACAGCTTTATCAG GTGGATCCATCTGGTTCTTACTTTTCCTGGAAGGCTTCGGCTATGGGAAAGAATGTATCAAATGCAAAGACATTTCTGGAAAAGAG GTATACTGATGGTATGGAGCTTGATGATGCTGTGCACACTGCAATCTTGACACTGAAAGAGGG ATTCGAGGGACAGATATCTGGCAAAAACATTGAGATTGGTGTGATTGGCAACGACCAAATCTTCAA GATTCTGACCCCGTCCGAGATCGAGGATTATTTGCAGGAAGTGGAGTAG